A genomic segment from Shumkonia mesophila encodes:
- the fliD gene encoding flagellar filament capping protein FliD translates to MTTTTSSTAIVTGYTRTYVSGSSGLDTSALIEAAVNAKLEAATTLETQVEENETTIAAYEEMQGYLSDMMDALDTLRNASGSTSTESVFDSRAAYLTASDGTDATGYLGVTVDDGTASQSFTIEVEQLALSHKVGSGTQSSSDGALDLSGSFTLGTEGGESATITVDSGMSLADIATAINATTETSGVQASVLKVSDSSYMLVLSSSETGQTIELTDTDGVAQSLGIVDGTGAFATELQAAQNAIVTIDGVTVESSTNTIEDVLSGVDLDLYAATSGISVTVEVEPDYASAKEAIEAFVTAYNTYREFALTNQTVGSDGTPSDSAVLFGDSILRGTNSAINSIIAELIETDAGGLSLGAIGITFDENNCLVIDDDTLDAAIVDDFDSVTQLFEFQFTSTSDELQVLRDDSALATGTYVLDIETDTEGNITSVSVDGDDTLFTIDGTVLTGADGSAFAGLKLVYSGESATVSITISDGIADLLYDSLSTIADSSSGQIAEAIAALEDENTTKTAKAADITERAYAYEERLIDYYANLEAKIAEAEATMAVIEALLGSDDDD, encoded by the coding sequence ATGACCACCACCACCTCCTCCACCGCCATCGTCACCGGCTACACGCGCACCTACGTGTCGGGTTCCTCGGGTCTCGATACGTCGGCGCTGATCGAGGCGGCGGTCAACGCCAAGCTCGAGGCGGCCACGACGCTGGAGACGCAGGTCGAGGAAAACGAAACCACGATCGCCGCCTACGAGGAGATGCAGGGGTATCTGTCCGACATGATGGATGCCCTCGACACGCTGCGCAACGCCTCGGGCTCCACCAGCACGGAAAGCGTCTTCGATTCCCGTGCGGCCTACTTGACGGCGAGCGACGGCACGGACGCTACCGGTTACCTCGGCGTGACCGTGGACGACGGCACCGCCTCGCAGTCCTTCACGATCGAGGTCGAACAACTCGCCCTGTCCCACAAGGTGGGATCGGGAACCCAGTCGTCGAGTGACGGGGCCTTGGATCTGTCGGGCAGCTTCACCCTTGGCACCGAGGGCGGCGAAAGCGCGACGATCACCGTCGATTCCGGCATGTCGCTGGCCGACATCGCCACCGCCATCAATGCGACGACCGAGACGAGCGGCGTCCAGGCCTCGGTCCTCAAGGTTTCCGACAGCTCCTACATGCTGGTCCTGTCGAGCAGCGAAACCGGCCAGACGATCGAACTGACCGATACCGATGGGGTGGCCCAATCGTTGGGAATCGTCGACGGCACCGGCGCCTTCGCCACCGAGCTTCAGGCGGCCCAGAACGCGATCGTCACCATCGACGGCGTCACCGTCGAATCCTCCACCAACACCATCGAAGACGTTCTGAGCGGCGTCGACCTCGATCTCTACGCCGCGACGTCGGGGATCAGCGTTACGGTCGAGGTGGAACCCGACTATGCCAGCGCCAAGGAGGCCATCGAGGCTTTCGTTACGGCCTACAACACCTATCGCGAGTTCGCCTTGACCAACCAGACGGTCGGCAGCGATGGAACGCCTTCCGACTCCGCCGTGCTTTTCGGCGATTCCATCCTGCGGGGCACCAATTCGGCCATCAACAGCATCATCGCCGAACTGATCGAAACGGACGCCGGAGGATTGTCGCTGGGCGCCATCGGCATCACGTTCGACGAGAACAACTGCTTGGTCATCGACGACGACACGCTCGACGCGGCCATCGTCGATGACTTCGATTCCGTCACACAACTGTTCGAGTTTCAGTTCACATCGACGTCGGACGAGTTGCAGGTGCTGCGCGACGATTCGGCGCTGGCCACCGGCACCTACGTCCTCGACATCGAGACGGATACCGAAGGCAACATCACCTCGGTGTCGGTCGACGGCGACGATACCCTGTTCACCATCGACGGAACGGTCCTGACCGGCGCCGACGGCAGCGCTTTCGCCGGATTGAAGCTCGTCTATTCGGGGGAAAGCGCCACCGTCAGCATCACGATATCCGACGGAATCGCCGATCTTCTTTACGACTCGCTAAGCACCATCGCCGATTCTAGCAGCGGCCAGATCGCCGAGGCGATTGCCGCGCTGGAGGACGAAAACACGACCAAGACGGCCAAGGCGGCGGACATCACCGAAAGGGCCTACGCCTACGAGGAACGCCTGATCGACTACTACGCGAACCTCGAGGCCAAGATCGCCGAAGCGGAAGCCACAATGGCCGTCATCGAAGCCCTTTTGGGATCTGACGACGATGATTAA
- a CDS encoding flagellin: MPVISTNTAANSALRYLNYNSDQQSENLSRIASGSRITKASDDASGLAIGTKLQTDVATLTQAQTNAANGASILSVADGGMASISDILSRMKTLATQSVSGTVTDTERAYIQAEIDELALEITSIATATSFNGESLLDGTSDYATGVVFMAGTESTDTLTVTITDVDATALAVAALDVETDATTRTAALAAIDAAINTLATARAEVGAQMSRFEFRESMLATSLENTDAAASAIMDADIASEQAELASNEVKTQAAIAALASANELPQELLDLLR, translated from the coding sequence ATGCCCGTGATCTCGACAAACACCGCCGCCAACTCGGCGCTTCGCTATCTGAACTACAACAGCGACCAGCAGTCCGAAAACCTGTCGCGCATCGCCAGCGGCTCGCGCATCACCAAGGCGTCGGACGACGCCTCGGGCCTGGCCATCGGCACCAAGCTGCAAACGGACGTCGCCACCCTGACCCAGGCCCAGACCAACGCCGCCAACGGCGCCTCCATCCTGTCCGTCGCCGACGGCGGCATGGCCAGCATCAGCGACATTCTGTCGCGCATGAAGACGCTGGCGACACAGTCGGTCTCGGGCACGGTCACCGATACCGAGCGGGCCTACATCCAGGCCGAAATCGACGAACTTGCCCTCGAAATCACCAGCATCGCGACCGCCACCTCCTTCAATGGCGAATCGCTGCTCGACGGCACGTCGGACTATGCCACGGGCGTCGTCTTCATGGCCGGCACCGAGTCGACCGACACCCTGACCGTCACCATCACCGACGTGGATGCCACGGCTCTCGCCGTCGCCGCCCTCGACGTCGAAACCGACGCCACGACGCGGACGGCCGCGCTGGCCGCCATCGACGCCGCCATCAATACGCTGGCGACGGCGCGCGCCGAGGTGGGCGCCCAGATGTCGCGCTTCGAGTTCCGCGAATCGATGCTGGCGACATCGCTCGAGAACACCGACGCGGCGGCATCCGCCATCATGGATGCCGACATCGCCTCCGAGCAGGCGGAACTGGCCTCCAACGAAGTGAAGACGCAGGCGGCCATCGCGGCCCTGGCCTCGGCCAACGAGCTGCCGCAGGAACTGCTCGACCTGCTGCGGTAA
- a CDS encoding YcjX family GTP-binding protein: MMERWLGEPGRQVERLVVGASERLGEVAADALERASERTVRLAITGLSRSGKTVAATAIVHNLLRAVEHPELLPFLSVVSERRLVGARLVERADLHLPTFPYRQSLALLTGEPPVWSESTDRINRSRLALRFRPAGGLARLARDRVSLHLDIVDYPGEWLLDLPMLDQSFEEWSRDVFERLGRPPRDRLAGDFLAFVGPLGPAAPLDDETIGRGADLYRRFLHACAEEGLTLLQPGRFVKPGREISENAPLMAFFPLPARPENDPRALRALLERRYDAYRDHLVHPLYRDHFARSDRQIVLVDVLKALAGGPHTLADMRDALAVILRSFDHGSAGWLRRIFAPRIDRVLFVATKCDHVPLEQYRNLQQLLEEMITHASGEIRFEGARTKTAAIAAVRCTENVLGEHDGKTLPMVCGLPEGRAEKVALYPGEVPPRFPSPQAWSAMNFRFLKFLPHGLRHAETEGLPHVGLDHALEFLLGDRLR; encoded by the coding sequence ATGATGGAGCGATGGCTCGGAGAGCCCGGCCGGCAGGTCGAGCGGCTGGTCGTCGGCGCCTCGGAGCGGCTGGGCGAGGTCGCCGCCGACGCCCTCGAGCGCGCCTCCGAGCGTACCGTCCGGCTGGCTATCACGGGCTTGAGCCGCAGCGGCAAGACGGTGGCGGCGACCGCAATCGTCCACAACCTGCTGCGCGCCGTCGAACACCCGGAACTGCTGCCGTTCCTGTCGGTGGTCTCCGAGCGCCGGCTGGTGGGCGCCCGGCTGGTCGAGCGGGCCGATCTGCACCTGCCGACCTTTCCCTACCGCCAATCCCTGGCGCTCTTGACCGGAGAGCCGCCGGTCTGGTCGGAATCGACCGACCGCATCAACCGCTCGCGCCTCGCCCTGCGCTTCCGCCCGGCCGGCGGGCTGGCCCGGCTGGCCCGCGACCGCGTTTCGCTGCATCTCGACATCGTCGACTATCCCGGGGAATGGCTGCTCGACCTGCCGATGCTGGACCAATCCTTCGAGGAATGGTCGAGGGATGTCTTCGAACGCCTGGGCCGGCCGCCGCGCGACCGCTTGGCCGGCGACTTTCTGGCCTTCGTCGGGCCGCTCGGTCCCGCCGCCCCCCTCGACGACGAGACGATCGGGCGGGGCGCCGATCTCTACCGGCGATTCCTTCACGCCTGCGCCGAGGAGGGCCTGACCCTGTTGCAGCCGGGGCGCTTCGTGAAACCGGGCCGCGAGATTTCCGAAAACGCCCCGCTGATGGCGTTCTTCCCGCTGCCGGCCCGGCCGGAGAACGACCCGCGGGCCCTGCGCGCGCTGCTGGAGCGCCGCTACGACGCCTACCGGGATCACCTCGTGCATCCGCTCTATCGCGACCACTTCGCCCGCTCGGACCGCCAGATCGTGCTCGTCGACGTGCTGAAGGCCCTGGCCGGCGGACCGCACACGCTGGCCGACATGCGCGACGCGCTCGCCGTCATTCTGCGCAGCTTCGATCATGGCAGCGCCGGCTGGCTGCGGCGGATCTTTGCGCCGCGCATCGACCGCGTGCTGTTCGTCGCCACCAAGTGCGACCACGTTCCGCTCGAACAGTACCGCAACCTGCAGCAGCTGCTGGAAGAGATGATTACCCACGCCTCGGGCGAGATCCGCTTCGAGGGTGCCCGCACGAAAACGGCCGCCATCGCCGCCGTGCGCTGCACCGAGAACGTACTGGGCGAGCATGACGGCAAGACCCTGCCGATGGTCTGCGGACTGCCGGAGGGACGCGCCGAGAAGGTGGCCCTCTATCCCGGCGAGGTCCCGCCGCGCTTTCCCTCGCCCCAGGCGTGGAGCGCCATGAACTTCCGGTTCCTCAAGTTCCTGCCCCATGGACTGCGGCACGCCGAGACCGAGGGGCTGCCCCACGTCGGTCTCGACCACGCGCTGGAATTCCTGCTCGGGGACCGTCTGCGATGA
- a CDS encoding TIGR01620 family protein encodes MSEQRREPFELDAGRVRPLTGEREPAADAFGLSAPLELPADVVRPHPADEPAPAELSVKPPRTRRRAFRVFLAAATGFVLSVLAIESVSYTLALFERDSVLGGLLGALAAVAFGSGLVAVGSEVVALRRQLRALGEVAELRAEAARILDAPVDTGDGGVLAARIVALYEGRPEAEGGIARFKATVTTAHADREMLSLLAREVLQPLDRQAYRVVSRAARDAGVGVLLSPAGLLDALLVIWRTSRMIRDVALVYGLRPSHIGRFALTRRVLENAAMAGAVEYLGDLLTAHIGAGVAGKVSNKVGQGAFTALRTARLGLIAIEACRPVPFTSEDRASLASLRGDIMKPFRGRDA; translated from the coding sequence ATGAGCGAGCAACGACGCGAACCCTTCGAACTCGATGCCGGCCGCGTTCGGCCGCTGACCGGCGAACGGGAGCCGGCGGCCGACGCCTTCGGCCTGTCGGCGCCCCTCGAACTGCCGGCCGACGTGGTCAGGCCCCATCCCGCCGACGAACCGGCGCCGGCCGAGCTGTCGGTCAAGCCGCCGCGCACCAGGCGGCGGGCGTTTCGCGTGTTCCTGGCCGCGGCCACCGGATTCGTCCTTTCCGTCCTCGCCATCGAGTCGGTTTCCTATACGCTGGCCCTGTTCGAGCGCGATTCGGTGCTGGGCGGCCTGCTCGGCGCGCTGGCTGCCGTCGCCTTCGGCAGCGGCCTCGTGGCCGTCGGTTCGGAAGTGGTGGCGCTGCGCCGCCAGCTCAGGGCTCTCGGGGAGGTGGCCGAACTTCGGGCGGAGGCGGCGCGCATCCTCGATGCGCCCGTCGACACCGGGGACGGCGGCGTGCTGGCCGCCCGCATCGTCGCCCTCTACGAGGGCCGCCCGGAAGCGGAGGGCGGCATCGCCCGCTTCAAGGCGACGGTGACCACCGCGCATGCCGACCGCGAGATGCTGTCCCTCCTGGCGCGCGAGGTTTTGCAGCCGCTCGACCGCCAGGCTTATCGCGTGGTGTCCAGGGCCGCCCGCGATGCCGGCGTCGGGGTACTCCTAAGCCCGGCCGGGCTGCTCGACGCCCTCCTGGTGATCTGGCGGACCAGCCGGATGATCCGCGACGTGGCCCTGGTCTATGGCTTGCGGCCGAGCCACATCGGCCGTTTCGCGCTGACCCGCCGGGTGTTGGAAAACGCGGCGATGGCCGGCGCCGTTGAATATCTGGGCGACCTCCTGACCGCCCACATCGGGGCGGGCGTCGCCGGCAAGGTCTCGAACAAGGTGGGGCAGGGGGCCTTCACGGCGCTGCGCACGGCGCGCCTCGGGCTCATCGCCATCGAGGCCTGCCGGCCGGTCCCCTTCACCAGCGAAGACCGCGCCAGCTTGGCTTCGCTTCGGGGCGACATCATGAAACCCTTCCGCGGGCGGGACGCCTGA
- a CDS encoding NADPH-dependent assimilatory sulfite reductase hemoprotein subunit codes for MSETLSKNETIKEASRYLRGTIAEGLDEAVTGGIVEDDQQLTKFHGIYLQDDRDLRPERRRKRMERAFGFMVRVRVPGGVTTPAQWLEMDRIADAYGSGTLRLTTRQAFQFHGIIKTNLKRSIQAINGALLDTLAACGDVNRNVICNPNPHESRASAAAHELARALSEHLLPQTPAYHEIWLEGEKILDTSEGRVVEPIYGSKYLPRKFKIAVAIPPGNDVDVLAHDLGFIAIVDKSGSVVGYNVSVGGGMGMTHGEPETFPRLADVMAFCTPEQAVDVAEKVVTVQRDFGDRANRKHARLKYTIEDRGLKWFKAAVERRLGYALEPPRPFSFDSTGDRLGWTKDHRGRWNYAIAIENGRVKDTPDRPMKTGLREIAKVLKDGDFRLTPNQNVVVAGMSARQKPGIERLLKEYGLTNDFSGLRLNAMACVALPTCGLALTDAERYLPSLVTELENVMERAGLRDDAIVIRMTGCPNGCARPYIAEIGLVGRNPGRYNLYLGAAFDGTRLNKLYRADVDHTGIVAALTPLIESYAREREDGECFGDFVIRRGHIRPTTAGNRFHADLPEGANA; via the coding sequence ATGTCCGAAACCCTGTCGAAGAACGAGACCATCAAGGAGGCCAGCCGCTATCTGCGCGGCACCATCGCCGAGGGCCTGGACGAAGCGGTGACCGGCGGCATCGTCGAGGACGACCAGCAGCTCACCAAGTTCCACGGCATCTATCTTCAGGACGACCGCGACCTGCGCCCGGAACGGCGGCGCAAGCGGATGGAGCGGGCCTTCGGCTTCATGGTGCGGGTGCGCGTGCCGGGCGGCGTCACCACACCGGCGCAATGGCTGGAAATGGACCGCATCGCCGACGCCTACGGCAGCGGCACCCTGCGGCTGACCACGCGGCAGGCGTTTCAGTTCCACGGCATCATCAAGACCAACCTGAAACGGTCCATCCAGGCGATCAACGGCGCGCTGCTGGACACGCTGGCGGCCTGCGGCGACGTCAACCGCAACGTCATCTGCAACCCCAATCCGCATGAATCGCGGGCATCAGCGGCGGCCCACGAACTCGCCCGCGCGCTCAGCGAGCACCTGCTGCCGCAAACTCCGGCCTACCACGAGATCTGGCTGGAGGGGGAAAAGATCCTCGACACCTCGGAGGGCCGGGTGGTCGAACCGATTTACGGGTCGAAGTATCTGCCCCGCAAATTCAAGATCGCGGTGGCGATTCCGCCCGGCAACGACGTCGATGTTCTGGCCCACGACCTCGGCTTCATCGCCATCGTCGACAAGTCCGGATCGGTGGTCGGCTACAACGTCAGCGTCGGCGGCGGCATGGGGATGACCCACGGCGAGCCCGAGACCTTCCCGCGGCTGGCCGACGTCATGGCCTTCTGCACGCCCGAACAGGCCGTCGACGTGGCCGAGAAGGTGGTGACCGTGCAGCGCGATTTCGGGGATCGCGCCAACCGCAAGCACGCCCGTCTGAAATACACCATCGAGGACCGCGGGCTTAAGTGGTTCAAGGCCGCGGTGGAACGCCGCCTGGGCTACGCGCTTGAGCCGCCACGCCCATTTTCGTTCGACAGCACAGGCGACCGCCTGGGCTGGACCAAGGACCATCGCGGCCGCTGGAACTACGCCATCGCCATCGAGAACGGCCGCGTGAAGGACACCCCCGATCGCCCCATGAAAACGGGCCTCAGGGAAATCGCCAAGGTGCTGAAGGACGGCGACTTCCGCCTGACCCCCAACCAGAACGTCGTCGTCGCCGGAATGTCGGCCCGCCAGAAGCCCGGCATCGAGCGCCTGCTCAAGGAATACGGCCTGACCAACGACTTCAGCGGGCTCCGGCTCAACGCCATGGCCTGCGTGGCGCTGCCGACCTGCGGCCTGGCGTTGACCGACGCCGAGCGTTACCTGCCGTCGCTGGTCACGGAACTGGAGAACGTGATGGAGCGGGCGGGGCTGCGCGACGACGCCATCGTCATCCGCATGACCGGCTGCCCCAACGGCTGCGCCCGGCCCTACATCGCCGAGATCGGCCTCGTCGGCCGCAACCCCGGCCGCTACAACCTCTATCTGGGAGCGGCCTTCGACGGCACCCGGCTCAACAAGCTCTACCGCGCCGACGTCGATCACACCGGCATCGTCGCCGCCCTGACGCCCCTGATCGAGTCCTATGCCAGGGAGCGCGAGGACGGCGAGTGCTTCGGCGATTTCGTCATCCGGCGGGGTCACATCAGGCCGACGACGGCCGGCAACCGTTTCCACGCCGACCTGCCCGAGGGCGCCAACGCCTGA
- a CDS encoding assimilatory sulfite reductase (NADPH) flavoprotein subunit, giving the protein MSTLAAPVIPVTAPFEREQIDLLNRVMADTDAEQRVWLSGFLAGYQAAGRPVETAAPTTVARQPLTILFATESGNAEELAADAKKAAARQGFAATVADMADATPADIAKTRNLLVIASTWGEGSPPERATGFYNALMAEDAPRFEGVRFAVLALGDSAYVNFCETGKRIDARLAELGGERMAERIDCDLDFEAPAAAWIGKALNRLGEPNEAAQAGSGGDVIQLDTRRPAAYSRSHPFEAEVADIVDLNSSRSDKETLHVELSLAGSGLAYEPGDSLGIVPVNDPAMVEAVLKAARIDGGAAVEGVPVGQLLAERYDITTLTRPVIEAYGRLTEDAKLQALAEGADLLPYLEGRQIVDLLEDFPHGLTAEQLVGVLRTLPPRLYSIASSLKAAPDEAHLLISAVRYESHGRARRGVVSTFVADRVAKGDRLKVYVKPNRHFRLPADTGRDVIMIGPGTGVAPFRAFLQERQATGAKGRNWLFFGDRRYVHDFLYQLDWQDFVKEGVLDRIDVAFSRDAAEKVYVQHRLWERRGDVFSWLEGGAHLYVCGDEKHMAKDVHATLKAIVADVGGRSEADAEAYLAGLAKAGRYQRDVY; this is encoded by the coding sequence ATGTCGACTCTTGCCGCCCCCGTCATCCCCGTTACGGCGCCCTTCGAGCGCGAACAGATCGACCTGCTCAACCGGGTGATGGCCGACACCGACGCCGAACAGCGGGTTTGGCTGAGCGGCTTCCTGGCCGGCTATCAGGCGGCCGGGCGGCCGGTCGAAACGGCGGCGCCGACGACCGTAGCGCGCCAGCCGCTGACCATCCTGTTCGCCACCGAGTCCGGCAACGCCGAAGAATTGGCCGCCGACGCCAAGAAGGCGGCGGCCCGCCAGGGCTTCGCCGCGACGGTTGCCGACATGGCCGACGCGACCCCGGCGGACATCGCCAAGACCCGCAACCTTCTCGTCATCGCCAGCACGTGGGGGGAAGGTTCGCCGCCGGAGCGCGCGACCGGCTTCTATAACGCCCTGATGGCCGAGGATGCGCCCCGCTTCGAGGGCGTGCGCTTTGCGGTCCTGGCGCTGGGCGATTCCGCCTACGTGAATTTCTGCGAAACCGGCAAGCGCATCGACGCCCGGCTGGCCGAGCTGGGCGGCGAGCGGATGGCCGAGCGCATCGACTGCGACCTCGACTTCGAGGCACCGGCCGCCGCGTGGATCGGCAAGGCGCTGAACCGCCTGGGCGAGCCCAACGAGGCCGCGCAAGCGGGCAGCGGCGGAGACGTCATCCAACTGGACACCCGACGGCCCGCCGCCTATTCGCGCAGCCACCCCTTCGAGGCCGAAGTCGCCGACATCGTCGACCTGAACAGCAGCCGTTCGGATAAGGAGACGCTCCACGTCGAACTGTCGCTGGCCGGGTCGGGGCTTGCCTACGAGCCGGGCGATTCGCTGGGCATCGTGCCCGTCAACGACCCGGCCATGGTCGAGGCGGTACTGAAGGCCGCCCGCATCGATGGCGGAGCTGCGGTCGAGGGGGTCCCGGTTGGCCAACTGCTGGCCGAACGCTATGACATCACAACGCTGACGCGCCCCGTCATCGAGGCTTACGGCCGGCTGACCGAGGACGCCAAGCTGCAAGCCCTGGCCGAAGGCGCCGATCTTCTTCCCTACCTGGAAGGGCGGCAGATCGTCGACCTGCTGGAGGACTTTCCCCACGGCCTGACGGCCGAGCAGCTGGTGGGCGTCCTCCGCACGCTGCCGCCGCGCCTCTACTCCATCGCGTCGAGCCTGAAGGCGGCGCCGGACGAGGCCCACCTGCTGATTTCCGCCGTGCGCTACGAAAGCCACGGCCGGGCACGCAGGGGCGTCGTCTCGACCTTCGTCGCCGACCGCGTGGCCAAGGGCGACCGCCTCAAAGTTTACGTCAAGCCGAACCGCCATTTCCGGCTGCCGGCCGACACCGGGCGCGACGTCATCATGATCGGCCCCGGCACCGGCGTCGCCCCCTTCCGCGCCTTCCTCCAGGAACGTCAGGCCACCGGCGCAAAGGGGCGCAACTGGCTGTTCTTCGGCGACCGCCGCTATGTCCACGATTTCCTCTATCAGCTCGACTGGCAGGATTTCGTGAAGGAGGGCGTGCTGGATCGCATCGACGTCGCCTTCTCACGCGATGCCGCCGAGAAGGTCTACGTCCAGCATCGGCTGTGGGAGCGACGCGGTGACGTGTTCTCGTGGCTGGAAGGCGGCGCCCATCTTTACGTCTGCGGCGACGAGAAGCACATGGCCAAGGATGTGCACGCGACGCTTAAGGCCATCGTGGCCGATGTCGGCGGGCGTTCGGAAGCGGACGCCGAGGCCTATCTGGCTGGGCTCGCCAAGGCCGGCCGCTATCAGCGCGACGTCTACTGA
- a CDS encoding sugar phosphate nucleotidyltransferase, with amino-acid sequence MAFWIFLVGGKGTRLGSLAADTPKPLLPVGGRPFLDYLLDRAVCLGADEILLLAGHLAGKVVASYHARPWNGVPVRCHVEAEPMGTAGALRQASAQLPARWVLMNGDTLFDVDPARLDQSGEEWMVSMALRRLDDTARSGTVSLKDGRVDEFHERGTGGPGLVNAGVYVMRRETVALLLEFYDFAIEVATEAPFATDEADRLIALARNQARHTPEEALSDVEALLARMKALPAEAGLELCRFVDRHRALFDVADAALPRSEPVPRGRRKAAIQ; translated from the coding sequence ATGGCGTTCTGGATCTTTTTGGTGGGCGGCAAGGGAACGCGCCTGGGCTCGCTCGCCGCCGACACGCCGAAGCCATTGCTGCCGGTGGGCGGCCGGCCGTTTCTCGACTACCTGCTCGATCGTGCGGTCTGCCTTGGGGCCGACGAGATTTTGCTGCTTGCCGGGCATCTCGCCGGAAAGGTCGTGGCGTCCTATCACGCCCGGCCCTGGAATGGCGTGCCGGTACGCTGCCACGTCGAGGCCGAACCCATGGGGACGGCGGGGGCGTTGCGCCAGGCCTCGGCGCAGCTGCCGGCGCGCTGGGTCCTGATGAACGGGGATACGCTGTTCGACGTCGATCCCGCCCGTCTCGACCAGTCGGGAGAAGAATGGATGGTCAGCATGGCCCTGCGTCGGCTGGACGATACGGCTCGGTCGGGCACGGTTTCTCTCAAGGACGGGCGGGTGGACGAGTTTCACGAGCGCGGAACGGGCGGGCCCGGGCTGGTCAATGCCGGCGTTTACGTCATGCGCCGCGAAACCGTCGCCCTGCTCCTGGAATTCTACGATTTCGCCATCGAGGTCGCGACCGAGGCGCCCTTCGCAACCGACGAGGCCGACCGGTTGATCGCCTTGGCGCGGAACCAGGCCCGGCATACTCCGGAAGAAGCGTTAAGCGACGTCGAGGCCTTGCTGGCCCGCATGAAGGCGTTGCCGGCCGAAGCCGGCCTGGAACTGTGCCGGTTCGTCGATCGGCACCGCGCGCTCTTCGATGTCGCCGACGCTGCTTTGCCCCGGTCCGAACCGGTACCGCGGGGACGACGGAAAGCGGCGATACAATAG
- a CDS encoding TRAP transporter large permease gives MTTDATALIILLAAFFGLILIRVPIAVALIAASVTCGLYLDIPLVVLLQKMVSGLNSFTFLAVPFFIIAGELMSDGGMSDKIIRLADAVVGKVRGGLAMVNVLASMLFGGISGSSVADVSAIGTFLIPLMKKKGYPADFATAVTVSGSVQGIIIPPSQNMIYYALAAGGLSISKLFIAGYIPGILFGCSLMTVCYVIAVLKKFPRGDTYSLRQSLRIFLDAIAGLFVIFIIIGGILFGIFTATESAAVASVYGLIITVFVYRSLGPRDVLNVFLRSLKTLSMIIAIIGASSVFAFLLAWLKVPVMVSAFFTSVSSDPLVVMLMVNLLLLVLGMLVDMGILILLMTPILLPVVTAVGFDPIHFGIIMMVNLGIGLCTPPVGTSLFVGCSIARISIEDAVKGFTPFYLTMLAILTLIILVPELSLWLPSKMR, from the coding sequence ATGACCACGGACGCCACCGCGCTGATCATCTTGTTGGCGGCTTTCTTCGGGCTGATCCTGATCCGGGTGCCCATTGCCGTCGCCCTGATCGCCGCCTCGGTGACCTGTGGACTGTACCTGGACATTCCCCTGGTGGTGCTGCTGCAGAAGATGGTCTCCGGCTTGAACAGCTTCACGTTCCTTGCCGTCCCCTTCTTCATCATCGCCGGCGAACTCATGAGCGACGGCGGCATGTCGGACAAGATCATCAGGCTTGCCGACGCCGTCGTCGGCAAGGTGCGCGGTGGCCTGGCCATGGTCAATGTGCTGGCGAGCATGCTGTTCGGCGGGATTTCCGGTTCCTCGGTGGCCGACGTGTCGGCTATCGGCACCTTTCTCATCCCCCTGATGAAAAAGAAAGGGTATCCCGCCGATTTCGCGACCGCGGTAACCGTCTCGGGTTCGGTGCAGGGCATCATCATCCCGCCCAGCCAGAACATGATCTATTACGCCCTCGCGGCGGGAGGTCTGTCGATCAGCAAACTGTTCATCGCCGGCTATATCCCGGGCATCCTGTTCGGTTGCAGCCTGATGACGGTGTGCTACGTCATTGCCGTCCTGAAGAAGTTTCCGCGCGGCGATACCTATTCCCTGCGACAATCCCTCCGCATCTTCCTCGATGCGATCGCCGGCCTGTTCGTCATCTTCATCATCATCGGCGGCATCCTGTTCGGCATTTTTACCGCCACCGAGTCGGCCGCGGTCGCCTCGGTCTACGGCCTGATCATCACCGTGTTCGTTTACCGGTCCCTGGGCCCGCGGGACGTGCTGAACGTTTTCCTGCGCTCGCTGAAGACCTTGTCGATGATCATTGCCATCATCGGGGCGTCATCGGTCTTTGCCTTCCTGCTGGCCTGGCTGAAGGTTCCGGTGATGGTATCGGCATTTTTCACCAGCGTTTCCAGCGATCCGCTGGTCGTCATGCTTATGGTCAACCTGCTGCTGCTGGTTCTGGGCATGCTGGTCGATATGGGAATCCTGATCCTGCTGATGACCCCCATCCTGCTGCCGGTGGTGACCGCGGTCGGCTTCGACCCGATCCATTTCGGCATCATCATGATGGTCAACCTGGGAATCGGCCTGTGTACGCCGCCGGTTGGCACGTCACTGTTCGTCGGCTGCTCGATCGCCCGCATCAGCATCGAGGACGCCGTCAAGGGCTTCACGCCCTTCTATCTGACGATGCTTGCCATTCTCACGCTGATCATCCTGGTCCCGGAACTGTCGCTGTGGCTTCCGTCCAAGATGCGTTGA